From the genome of Pukyongia salina, one region includes:
- the porW gene encoding type IX secretion system periplasmic lipoprotein PorW/SprE, producing the protein MKGIYKITIFLLAVVLFAACSRKKNTFLSRNYHAVTGEYNALYNGGVALDQGKNELILTYRDNFWEILPVERLEPIDELDLPGETKNPNFNRAEEKAAKAIQKHSIYLDGKEYNPQIDEAYMMLGKARYFDGRFIPALDAFNFILNKYPTSNNINRAKVWKAKTNIRLNNEDIAIENLEKMMKTVDLEDEELADASAILAQAFINLDSIDAALPYIKLASEYTRDNELRGRYAYIKGQIYNRLDLKDSANMAFDEVIELNRKSPRVYMINAYIEKARNFNYEKEDRVAFLELLFDLEKNRENRPFLDRIYNQIGEYYRSTENIDTAVIYYNKSIKNYKDDRVMQSVNYSTLAEINFDKAEYKRAGNYYDSTLTYLEINTREWRRVKKKRENLDDVIKYEDIATLNDSVLRLAGMSETQLLAYFTEYTSKLKQQAIEDSIAEVKLQTQIANNEFYQKSKGGNSKAQSGGKFYFYNTSTVAYGKQEFRKVWGDRKLEDNWRRSDRKTSGLTEEIAVEEDTPISENERFKPETYIALIPKDAVVIDSLTKERDFAYYQLGLIYKEKFKEYGLAANRLEKLLTYNPEVRLVLPSKYNLYKIYQQMERPALAEKYKNDIIDNHPESRYAEILRNPNAILATDESSPEFKYKALYKEFEANNYQQVIDTAEEYITIYNGNDIVPKLEMLKATALARKDGFEAYKKALNFVALNYPNSEEGKKAQEIYSRVLPHLAVKDFVASADDPSNQWKVVYQFAATDREAATQLQEKLDKFITERRYDTTMSTSIDYYNPDTIFVIIHGLNTKLGARGFAQVLNEDKKYKIKKPFFEISSPNYKIVQIHKNLEDYLKFDTVE; encoded by the coding sequence TTGAAGGGCATCTATAAAATTACCATTTTCTTATTGGCAGTTGTTTTATTCGCTGCGTGTTCACGAAAGAAAAATACTTTTTTAAGTCGGAATTATCATGCTGTCACAGGAGAGTATAATGCCTTGTACAATGGTGGCGTTGCACTTGATCAGGGGAAGAACGAACTCATCCTTACCTATCGCGATAATTTTTGGGAGATCCTCCCGGTGGAACGTTTAGAACCAATTGACGAATTAGACCTGCCCGGAGAGACCAAGAATCCAAATTTCAATCGAGCTGAAGAAAAGGCCGCAAAGGCCATACAGAAACATTCTATTTACCTGGATGGGAAGGAATACAACCCTCAGATAGATGAGGCATATATGATGCTTGGGAAAGCGCGGTATTTTGACGGGAGATTTATTCCTGCTCTTGATGCTTTCAATTTTATTCTGAACAAGTATCCCACTAGTAATAATATTAACAGGGCTAAGGTCTGGAAGGCCAAGACTAATATTCGTCTGAATAATGAGGATATCGCCATCGAGAATCTGGAAAAGATGATGAAGACGGTAGATCTTGAAGACGAAGAACTTGCCGATGCCTCTGCCATCCTGGCGCAGGCATTCATTAATCTGGATTCAATAGACGCAGCACTTCCATATATAAAACTGGCTTCAGAATACACCCGAGACAACGAACTAAGAGGTCGGTACGCGTATATCAAAGGGCAGATATATAATCGCCTGGATCTTAAAGACAGCGCGAATATGGCCTTCGATGAGGTGATCGAGCTCAACCGTAAATCTCCCAGGGTTTACATGATCAATGCCTACATCGAGAAAGCACGTAACTTTAATTATGAAAAGGAAGATCGGGTTGCTTTTCTCGAGCTATTATTCGATCTGGAAAAGAACCGAGAGAACCGTCCGTTCCTTGACAGAATATATAACCAGATAGGAGAATACTACAGAAGCACAGAGAATATAGATACTGCGGTGATCTATTACAACAAATCTATCAAGAATTACAAAGATGACAGGGTGATGCAGTCTGTGAATTATTCAACCCTGGCAGAGATCAATTTCGATAAGGCCGAATATAAACGCGCCGGAAATTATTACGATAGCACTCTTACTTATCTCGAGATAAACACCCGTGAGTGGAGACGTGTAAAGAAAAAGAGGGAGAATCTCGACGATGTGATCAAGTATGAGGATATCGCCACCCTAAACGATAGTGTACTGCGATTAGCGGGCATGAGTGAGACACAGCTACTGGCCTATTTTACAGAATACACTTCGAAGCTAAAGCAACAAGCGATCGAAGATTCAATAGCGGAGGTAAAACTCCAAACTCAGATCGCCAATAATGAGTTTTATCAGAAGAGCAAGGGAGGAAATAGTAAAGCACAAAGCGGAGGTAAATTTTACTTTTATAACACAAGTACCGTTGCCTACGGAAAGCAGGAATTTAGAAAAGTATGGGGAGACCGGAAGTTGGAAGACAACTGGCGAAGATCGGACAGGAAGACCTCGGGCTTAACCGAAGAGATCGCGGTAGAGGAAGACACACCTATCTCGGAGAATGAACGATTTAAGCCGGAAACCTATATCGCGCTAATCCCAAAGGATGCCGTAGTGATAGATAGCCTTACCAAAGAGCGAGATTTTGCCTACTATCAATTAGGATTGATCTATAAAGAGAAGTTTAAAGAGTACGGCCTGGCAGCCAATCGTCTGGAGAAACTTCTTACCTACAATCCTGAAGTACGGTTGGTTTTACCATCCAAATACAATCTCTACAAGATCTACCAGCAAATGGAACGTCCGGCCCTGGCCGAGAAATATAAGAATGATATAATAGATAATCATCCCGAGTCGAGATATGCCGAGATATTGCGCAACCCTAATGCCATATTGGCGACAGATGAGTCCAGCCCGGAGTTTAAATACAAAGCGCTATATAAGGAGTTCGAGGCTAACAACTATCAACAAGTGATCGACACCGCCGAGGAGTATATCACTATTTACAATGGTAATGATATTGTGCCGAAACTGGAAATGCTGAAGGCTACGGCCCTTGCACGGAAGGATGGATTCGAGGCGTATAAGAAAGCATTGAATTTTGTAGCCCTTAATTACCCAAATTCTGAAGAAGGGAAGAAGGCCCAGGAGATCTACTCAAGAGTGCTGCCACATTTGGCAGTTAAGGATTTTGTGGCCAGCGCAGACGACCCAAGCAACCAATGGAAAGTAGTTTACCAGTTCGCGGCTACCGATAGAGAAGCGGCGACCCAACTACAGGAAAAACTAGATAAATTTATAACCGAAAGAAGATACGACACCACAATGTCTACTTCTATAGATTACTATAATCCGGACACTATATTTGTTATAATTCACGGATTGAACACTAAACTTGGTGCCCGTGGCTTTGCTCAGGTACTCAACGAAGACAAGAAATATAAGATAAAGAAACCATTTTTCGAGATATCATCTCCAAATTACAAGATTGTTCAAATCCATAAGAATCTGGAAGATTATTTGAAGTTTGATACTGTCGAATAG
- a CDS encoding glycosyltransferase family 9 protein, with amino-acid sequence MALPKHVLVIRLSALGDVAMTVPVLRVVRKTYPEIKLTVVSRNQFSALFEDIEGIEFIEADVYGRHKGFGLFKLASEANRLGIDAVADLHNVIRSKVVRFLLRIKGVRTRSIDKGRAEKKKLTVGLNRDRAVLKSTHERYADVFRRLGLDINLTDHRFPPKKDISPRIQHFFGKEPKKAIGIAPFAAYASKMYPIDLMKEVIALLDQTNRFKIFLLGAGAAEVSVLKEIENDYDNVTNVADQLTFEEELSLISNLDLMVSMDSSNGHLAAMFGVPVITLWGVTHPCLGFTPFGQPDENQLLSDLEKYPLIPTSVYGNSFPAGYENVMTSIRPARIVEKIIETV; translated from the coding sequence ATGGCATTACCAAAACACGTACTTGTAATAAGACTGTCGGCCCTTGGGGATGTAGCCATGACGGTGCCTGTGTTAAGAGTAGTTAGGAAAACATACCCTGAAATAAAATTAACCGTCGTATCTCGCAATCAGTTCTCGGCGCTGTTCGAAGACATCGAAGGCATTGAGTTTATAGAGGCAGATGTTTACGGGAGACATAAGGGGTTCGGGCTTTTTAAATTAGCTTCGGAAGCGAATAGGCTGGGTATCGATGCGGTTGCCGACCTCCATAATGTAATTCGATCCAAAGTGGTGCGGTTCCTGCTTAGGATAAAGGGTGTTAGAACTCGTTCAATAGATAAAGGCAGAGCCGAAAAGAAAAAACTCACCGTTGGCCTAAACAGAGACAGAGCTGTGTTAAAGTCTACTCACGAACGATATGCAGATGTATTCAGGAGATTGGGACTAGATATCAACCTGACAGATCATAGATTCCCGCCGAAAAAGGACATTTCACCCAGAATTCAGCATTTTTTCGGCAAGGAACCTAAAAAAGCAATTGGTATTGCCCCTTTTGCTGCCTACGCAAGTAAGATGTATCCTATAGACCTTATGAAGGAGGTGATCGCATTACTAGACCAGACGAATCGATTTAAGATATTCTTATTGGGGGCCGGAGCGGCAGAAGTTTCGGTACTTAAAGAAATAGAGAACGATTATGATAACGTTACCAATGTAGCCGATCAACTCACTTTCGAAGAAGAACTTTCCCTTATCTCCAACCTGGACCTTATGGTCTCCATGGATAGCAGTAACGGACATTTGGCCGCGATGTTCGGGGTGCCGGTGATAACCCTTTGGGGCGTTACTCATCCCTGTCTTGGCTTCACACCCTTCGGGCAACCAGATGAAAACCAACTACTTTCCGATCTGGAAAAGTATCCACTTATCCCTACCTCGGTCTATGGGAATTCCTTCCCGGCGGGTTATGAGAATGTAATGACCAGCATTAGGCCGGCCCGAATTGTGGAAAAAATAATAGAGACAGTTTAA
- a CDS encoding phenylacetate--CoA ligase family protein, whose product MNLFELSLKLNGFPITEAKQFLEKIQRIPESEYEEYVEKARAEIVAHHLDTNPFYKDFVGSRNTARWADVPVMQKSDLQRPLIERLSKGFPKKKVYVNKTSGSSGHPFIFAKDKFCHALTWAEIIDRFGWYGLSFHRSYQARFYGIPLDSIGYKKERFKDWLGRRYRFPIFDLSNDKMEEFLEHFRKKQFDHINGYTSSIVLFAKYLNSKNIILSKICPSLRYCVVTSEMLFEDDKKLMEKTFGVPVINEYGASELDLIAFTNKADEFVLNSETLYVEIVDDYDNPVPHGTPGRVVITSLYNKAHPMIRYDIGDTGVIDPKSTMKKPVLAKLIGRTNDIARLPGGKTVPGLTFYYVTKSVIEDDGNVREFVIEQNSLDSFKIIYVSEKELTTSEENTIKNALYTYLENDLRLTFERREVLDRSKRGKLKQFTSLL is encoded by the coding sequence TTGAATTTATTCGAACTTTCCTTAAAATTAAATGGCTTCCCAATTACCGAGGCCAAACAGTTTTTGGAAAAGATCCAACGTATTCCCGAAAGCGAATACGAGGAATATGTAGAAAAAGCGAGAGCAGAGATCGTTGCGCATCACCTTGATACCAATCCGTTCTATAAGGATTTTGTAGGTAGTAGGAATACCGCTCGATGGGCCGATGTGCCTGTGATGCAAAAAAGCGATCTGCAGAGGCCCTTAATTGAACGTCTTTCTAAAGGGTTTCCCAAGAAAAAGGTATATGTGAATAAAACTTCAGGCTCCAGCGGCCATCCTTTTATCTTTGCGAAGGACAAATTTTGCCACGCCCTTACCTGGGCCGAGATCATCGATAGGTTTGGATGGTACGGCCTGAGCTTTCACAGATCCTATCAGGCAAGATTCTACGGGATTCCCCTGGATAGTATTGGTTACAAGAAAGAACGATTCAAAGATTGGCTGGGAAGGCGTTATCGTTTCCCCATCTTCGACCTCTCTAATGATAAAATGGAGGAGTTCCTGGAGCATTTCAGAAAAAAACAATTCGACCACATAAACGGGTATACCAGTTCTATTGTATTGTTTGCTAAATATCTGAACTCCAAAAATATTATCCTTTCAAAGATCTGCCCTAGTTTGCGCTACTGCGTAGTGACTAGTGAAATGTTGTTCGAAGACGATAAAAAACTAATGGAAAAGACATTTGGGGTGCCGGTTATCAACGAATACGGGGCGAGTGAACTAGATCTTATCGCTTTCACCAATAAGGCCGATGAATTTGTTCTGAACAGCGAGACGCTATATGTTGAGATCGTGGATGATTACGACAACCCGGTTCCTCACGGCACTCCTGGCAGGGTAGTGATCACTTCTCTTTACAACAAGGCACATCCCATGATACGCTACGATATTGGCGATACTGGCGTGATCGATCCCAAGAGCACTATGAAGAAACCTGTTTTAGCCAAGCTTATTGGGAGAACAAATGATATAGCCCGGCTTCCGGGAGGTAAAACGGTTCCGGGGCTTACATTTTACTATGTTACCAAAAGTGTGATCGAAGATGATGGAAATGTTAGGGAGTTCGTTATAGAACAGAACTCTTTGGATAGTTTTAAAATAATTTATGTTTCTGAAAAGGAGCTCACTACTTCAGAAGAAAATACCATAAAGAACGCTTTGTATACTTATCTGGAAAATGATCTTCGGCTCACTTTCGAAAGGCGTGAGGTACTGGACCGAAGTAAGCGCGGAAAGCTGAAGCAATTTACTTCTCTTTTATAG
- a CDS encoding glycosyltransferase family 2 protein, with amino-acid sequence MLSKETKKLTKEEELPLISIITPLYNAESFVSETIKSILDQSYPNWEQIIVDDASTDNSLQIALSFAEKDERIKVEQLSQNRGAAYCRNLATELAAGDYFAFLDSDDLWHPDKLKNQLEFMQNNQCDVSFSNYLHINENGELLGKRIKALKKLSYKKQHRNNYIGNLTGMYRAQTIGKIASPNIRKRQDWAVWLEAIKRSPKPAMGLQEDLAFYRVRKDSISSNKSRLIKYNYSFYRDYLGYSGIKAFRCLIVFFFEYFFIRPRQIEKL; translated from the coding sequence ATGCTATCAAAGGAGACAAAAAAGCTTACTAAAGAGGAGGAATTACCCCTCATCTCCATTATAACACCTCTTTATAATGCAGAATCTTTTGTTTCAGAAACCATAAAAAGCATCCTCGATCAATCCTACCCGAACTGGGAACAGATCATAGTGGACGATGCCTCAACAGATAATTCCCTTCAAATTGCACTTTCCTTTGCTGAAAAAGACGAACGGATTAAAGTTGAACAATTATCTCAAAATCGCGGTGCGGCCTACTGTCGCAACCTGGCGACCGAGCTTGCCGCCGGAGACTATTTCGCCTTTCTCGATTCGGACGACCTGTGGCACCCCGATAAGTTAAAGAACCAGTTGGAGTTCATGCAGAACAACCAATGCGATGTTTCTTTTAGTAACTATTTGCATATAAATGAAAATGGAGAATTGTTGGGTAAGCGGATTAAGGCATTAAAGAAATTGAGTTATAAAAAACAACACCGCAATAATTACATCGGTAATTTAACAGGGATGTATAGAGCGCAAACCATAGGAAAGATCGCTTCGCCAAACATTAGGAAACGGCAGGATTGGGCGGTCTGGCTTGAGGCCATCAAACGCAGCCCGAAACCCGCTATGGGACTTCAGGAAGATCTAGCATTTTACAGGGTTCGGAAAGATTCTATCAGCTCTAATAAATCCAGGCTTATAAAGTATAATTATAGCTTTTACCGCGATTACCTGGGGTATTCCGGCATTAAGGCCTTTAGGTGCCTGATCGTCTTTTTTTTCGAGTACTTTTTTATTCGCCCCCGGCAAATTGAGAAACTATAA
- the purD gene encoding phosphoribosylamine--glycine ligase, giving the protein MNILVLGSGGREHTFAYQIAKSKNCSKLYVAPGNAGTAAIATNLPISVNDFEAIKEAVLSHDIDMVVVGPEDPLVSGITNFFAEDDALKNIMIIGPSKRGALLEGSKERAKEFMMHHNIPTAAYASFTSESLDAGKKFLETLSAPYVLKADGLAAGKGVLILESLEEAKTELENMLAHQKFGEASAKVVIEEFLDGIELSVFVLTDGKNYKILPTAKDYKRIGEGDTGLNTGGMGAVSPVPFADAELMKKIEDRIVIPTVNGIREEHIDYKGFIFIGLIKVNNEPYVIEYNVRMGDPETEVVLPRIKTDLVALLKATSLQQLDGIQLEIDPRSATTIMVVSGGYPESYEKGKEITGIENIKDSIVFHAGTAIKDGKIVTNGGRVIAVTSLDDDFRKAIKKSYQNIEKLSFNRMYYRTDIGFDLS; this is encoded by the coding sequence ATGAACATTCTAGTCTTGGGTTCGGGAGGCCGCGAACACACTTTTGCCTATCAGATCGCAAAGAGCAAAAACTGCTCGAAGTTATACGTCGCACCAGGAAATGCGGGTACGGCTGCCATTGCAACCAATCTTCCTATTTCGGTGAACGATTTCGAAGCAATAAAAGAGGCTGTGCTTAGTCATGACATTGATATGGTAGTGGTTGGCCCGGAAGACCCATTGGTAAGCGGGATCACTAATTTCTTTGCCGAAGACGATGCTCTCAAGAATATAATGATCATTGGGCCCTCAAAGAGAGGTGCCTTACTGGAAGGAAGTAAAGAGCGCGCTAAAGAATTTATGATGCATCATAATATTCCAACCGCCGCCTATGCGAGTTTTACCAGCGAGAGTCTGGACGCCGGTAAAAAATTCCTGGAAACCTTAAGCGCTCCTTATGTCCTCAAGGCAGATGGACTGGCGGCTGGCAAAGGGGTTTTAATACTAGAATCACTGGAAGAGGCAAAAACCGAACTTGAGAATATGCTCGCACACCAAAAATTTGGTGAGGCCAGCGCGAAAGTTGTGATAGAAGAATTTCTTGATGGGATCGAGCTAAGTGTGTTTGTACTTACAGATGGTAAAAACTATAAGATATTGCCCACCGCCAAAGATTACAAGCGTATAGGGGAAGGAGATACAGGACTAAACACCGGAGGAATGGGCGCAGTTTCCCCTGTGCCGTTCGCGGATGCGGAATTAATGAAAAAGATAGAAGACCGGATCGTGATCCCCACAGTGAATGGAATAAGAGAAGAGCATATAGACTACAAGGGTTTTATTTTTATCGGGCTGATAAAAGTTAATAACGAACCTTATGTGATCGAGTATAATGTGCGTATGGGAGACCCCGAAACTGAGGTTGTTTTACCCAGGATAAAAACAGATCTGGTAGCGCTTCTAAAAGCGACCAGCCTTCAGCAATTGGATGGCATTCAACTGGAGATCGACCCGCGGTCGGCAACTACCATTATGGTGGTATCGGGCGGATATCCGGAAAGCTATGAGAAAGGAAAAGAAATTACAGGAATAGAAAACATAAAAGATTCTATCGTTTTTCATGCGGGAACTGCAATAAAGGACGGTAAGATAGTGACTAATGGCGGCCGGGTTATCGCGGTTACGTCCCTGGATGACGACTTCAGAAAAGCCATAAAAAAATCCTATCAAAACATAGAAAAACTATCTTTTAACAGGATGTATTATAGAACCGATATCGGTTTCGATCTATCCTAA
- the atpB gene encoding F0F1 ATP synthase subunit A codes for MKTTNFTIVRSLFIGLFFMISVGSVLAAPITSEVKNEGGEDEEFNVTEMIMHHVTDAHDFHILDWKGNAVSFPLPIILWTENGLVTFMSSEFHHDDSGKVVVEKDGQKFVKYHEEIYYASETPNADGSYITMGEGDHPSNAAPMDFSITKLVFSMFLSILLLVLIFGLSARKYDKAGVPKGIAKFTEPLVVFIRDEVAIPNIGEKKYAKYMPFLLTLFFFIWINNIMGLIPFFPFSANLSGNIAFTFVLALITFVITTVVANKDYWKHIFWMPGVPVPMKIFLAPIEFLGIFIKPISLMIRLFANITAGHIIVLSLISLIFIAKTVWVSPASVFFSVFISVIEVLVVAIQAYIFTMLSALYIGSAMEEHEH; via the coding sequence TTGAAAACTACGAATTTTACTATAGTTAGAAGCCTGTTTATCGGGCTGTTTTTTATGATATCAGTTGGCTCGGTTTTAGCAGCCCCTATTACTTCTGAAGTAAAAAACGAAGGAGGCGAAGACGAAGAGTTCAATGTTACTGAAATGATCATGCACCACGTTACAGATGCGCATGACTTTCACATTTTAGACTGGAAAGGAAACGCGGTTTCTTTCCCTCTTCCTATCATCCTCTGGACAGAAAATGGACTTGTAACGTTTATGTCCAGCGAATTTCATCATGACGATTCGGGAAAAGTAGTAGTTGAAAAGGACGGGCAGAAATTTGTAAAATACCACGAAGAGATATACTACGCCAGCGAAACTCCAAATGCCGATGGATCGTATATAACGATGGGCGAGGGAGATCATCCCTCGAACGCAGCACCCATGGATTTTTCCATAACCAAATTGGTTTTCTCCATGTTCCTTTCCATACTCTTGCTTGTCTTGATATTTGGATTGTCTGCGAGAAAGTACGATAAGGCGGGTGTACCTAAAGGAATTGCCAAGTTCACCGAACCCCTGGTGGTATTTATACGAGATGAAGTGGCCATCCCTAATATTGGAGAGAAGAAATACGCGAAATACATGCCCTTCCTACTTACGTTGTTCTTCTTTATCTGGATCAACAACATTATGGGACTTATTCCTTTCTTTCCCTTTAGCGCGAATCTAAGTGGAAACATCGCATTTACATTTGTACTAGCTTTAATCACTTTTGTGATCACAACTGTGGTAGCAAATAAAGATTACTGGAAACATATCTTCTGGATGCCGGGTGTACCTGTTCCAATGAAGATCTTCCTGGCTCCCATAGAATTTTTAGGAATATTTATAAAACCAATCTCGCTCATGATTCGTTTGTTCGCAAACATTACCGCGGGACATATTATAGTACTTAGTTTGATCTCTTTGATCTTTATCGCGAAGACGGTATGGGTTTCACCCGCATCGGTATTCTTTTCGGTATTCATTAGTGTGATCGAAGTACTGGTAGTTGCCATTCAGGCCTACATATTTACCATGCTCTCTGCCTTGTATATAGGTAGTGCCATGGAAGAACATGAACATTAA
- a CDS encoding 2Fe-2S iron-sulfur cluster-binding protein, translated as MSNFHTLTVSEVKKETPNSVRVSFEIPDDISEIFTFTPGQYITIKHQVNEKEIRRAYSICSVPGNGVLSVGIKKVKNGAFSVFANTALNPGDTLEVMPPEGHFILKTDPSNAKNYLAFAAGSGITPILSILKSVLKEEPESTFSLIFGNQSLEETMFAGEIAKLQEVYPERFFVEYLFSRRKEDYGLFGRIDRSTANYLLNNKLNNKSYHSYYLCGPEEMIHTISDLLKEKGVGKDAIHFELFTTTEEGNLEEPHDGLTKITVTLDDETEVFVMPQDTSVLEASLKHGLDAPYSCQGGICSTCIARITEGKAEMRKNQILTDEEIADGLILTCQAHPSTPTLGIDYDDV; from the coding sequence ATGAGCAACTTCCATACGTTAACCGTTTCAGAAGTAAAAAAAGAAACCCCAAATTCGGTTAGAGTAAGCTTCGAAATCCCTGATGATATTTCAGAAATATTCACTTTTACGCCCGGACAGTATATTACTATAAAGCACCAGGTAAACGAAAAAGAGATCCGGCGAGCCTATTCTATATGCAGTGTGCCGGGAAACGGGGTATTAAGTGTGGGAATTAAAAAAGTGAAAAACGGAGCCTTTTCGGTCTTCGCTAATACCGCTTTGAACCCCGGCGACACCCTGGAAGTAATGCCTCCGGAAGGTCATTTTATATTGAAAACAGATCCTTCCAATGCTAAGAATTATCTTGCGTTTGCCGCCGGTAGCGGGATCACTCCTATTCTTTCAATATTGAAGTCCGTTCTTAAAGAGGAGCCGGAAAGTACCTTTTCTCTAATCTTTGGGAATCAATCGCTGGAGGAGACCATGTTTGCCGGTGAAATTGCCAAACTACAGGAAGTTTACCCCGAGCGCTTTTTTGTTGAATATCTTTTTAGCCGAAGAAAGGAAGATTATGGTCTTTTTGGCCGGATCGATCGCTCTACCGCAAATTATCTGCTGAATAATAAACTAAACAATAAATCCTATCACAGTTATTATTTGTGTGGCCCCGAAGAAATGATCCATACAATTTCAGATCTGCTGAAAGAAAAGGGGGTAGGTAAAGACGCTATTCATTTTGAACTGTTTACTACTACGGAAGAAGGCAATCTTGAAGAACCGCATGACGGTTTAACCAAGATCACCGTAACACTGGACGACGAAACAGAGGTTTTTGTTATGCCCCAGGATACTTCGGTATTGGAAGCAAGTCTAAAACATGGCCTGGATGCTCCGTACAGTTGTCAGGGCGGAATTTGCAGCACCTGTATTGCGAGGATCACCGAAGGCAAAGCCGAAATGAGGAAAAACCAGATCCTTACAGATGAGGAGATAGCCGATGGTCTTATTCTAACCTGCCAGGCTCATCCTAGTACCCCTACGCTCGGGATCGACTACGATGATGTTTAA
- a CDS encoding DUF4254 domain-containing protein: MFSEKANRIFQEVIETYHRIDSVDQPFTNPYDGESQLIEHLLYRKCWIDTVQWHYEDIIRDPNIDPVAALSLKRKIDASNQDRTDTVEYIDSYFLEKYKNVEVADNATINTESPAWGIDRLSILALKIYHMNEEANRTDASPEYLNTCKAKLNVLLEQRVDLGTAIDQLLNDIAEGSKYMKVYKQMKMYNDDEMNPVLRNQK, from the coding sequence ATGTTTAGCGAAAAAGCGAACCGGATATTCCAGGAAGTCATAGAAACCTACCACCGTATCGACAGCGTGGACCAGCCTTTTACAAATCCGTATGATGGAGAATCTCAATTGATAGAACATTTGTTATATCGTAAGTGCTGGATAGACACGGTTCAATGGCATTATGAGGATATTATCAGGGATCCCAATATAGACCCGGTTGCCGCACTTAGCCTTAAAAGAAAAATTGATGCTTCAAATCAGGATCGTACCGATACGGTAGAGTATATCGACAGTTATTTTCTTGAAAAGTATAAAAATGTGGAAGTGGCCGATAATGCCACCATTAATACAGAAAGTCCCGCCTGGGGCATAGACCGCTTATCTATTCTTGCTTTGAAGATCTATCATATGAATGAAGAGGCGAACAGGACCGACGCCAGCCCTGAATATCTTAACACCTGTAAGGCTAAATTAAACGTACTACTGGAACAGCGTGTTGACCTGGGCACTGCGATAGACCAATTACTTAACGATATAGCTGAAGGAAGTAAATACATGAAAGTCTACAAACAGATGAAAATGTATAACGACGACGAAATGAACCCGGTTCTTCGTAACCAGAAATAA
- a CDS encoding DUF6341 family protein, which yields MKDFFYGIETLFVDYLFAPYDMLRAMELDSWWGANMISWMFLAIGFVAFLYWMRKLADFNASGEEDRSSTSHSFLG from the coding sequence ATGAAGGACTTTTTTTACGGTATAGAAACACTATTTGTAGATTATTTGTTTGCACCATATGATATGCTGCGTGCCATGGAACTGGATAGCTGGTGGGGTGCCAATATGATTAGCTGGATGTTTCTGGCCATCGGTTTTGTTGCATTTCTTTACTGGATGCGAAAACTGGCCGATTTTAACGCGAGTGGCGAAGAAGACCGTAGCTCAACTTCACATTCTTTCTTAGGATAG
- a CDS encoding bactofilin family protein, which translates to MFSDKKDKKNMEPTASQNRINEGTKLKGDIQSKGFFRIDGEIDGNVKTPSKVVIGKTGTITGTLTCENADIEGSFDGKLDVSGTLTLKSTARITGDVMVGKLAVEPGATFNASCEMKGSQKAKSNLSVEASATEDKKSQNHPFDRTQRIQKPKAEQQN; encoded by the coding sequence ATGTTTTCAGACAAAAAAGACAAAAAGAATATGGAACCAACAGCAAGCCAAAACAGAATTAACGAAGGAACAAAACTTAAAGGAGATATCCAGTCTAAAGGATTTTTCCGCATCGATGGTGAGATCGATGGGAACGTGAAAACACCTTCCAAAGTAGTTATTGGAAAGACAGGAACGATCACCGGAACATTAACCTGTGAGAATGCAGACATCGAAGGATCTTTTGATGGAAAACTAGATGTATCTGGTACGCTAACCCTGAAATCTACCGCCAGGATCACCGGCGATGTGATGGTTGGTAAATTAGCGGTCGAGCCGGGAGCCACGTTTAACGCTTCCTGTGAGATGAAAGGATCACAAAAAGCCAAAAGTAACCTAAGCGTTGAGGCTTCTGCTACCGAGGACAAAAAATCTCAAAACCACCCTTTTGACAGAACCCAAAGAATCCAAAAACCAAAAGCGGAGCAGCAAAATTAA
- a CDS encoding AtpZ/AtpI family protein: MIAIIVLGTFGGIKLDEIYPNEYSLFTIICSLLAVGISMYFVVKQVTDFSKKQDKDS; this comes from the coding sequence ATGATTGCAATTATTGTGCTGGGTACCTTTGGGGGAATCAAGCTCGACGAGATCTATCCAAATGAATATTCATTATTCACGATAATTTGCAGTTTACTGGCTGTAGGGATCTCTATGTATTTTGTTGTAAAGCAAGTAACCGACTTTTCCAAAAAGCAAGACAAAGATTCATGA